The Nocardioides pantholopis genome window below encodes:
- a CDS encoding TetR/AcrR family transcriptional regulator codes for MSAADTRELLIDAALRAFAEHGIHNASLLEITRMAGQRNRGAVHYHFGSRERLLLATLEAPAAILGTRERELLARAQEHSEDDVAPVLEAVIRPVVELSENGWRGRCYLKILAEVAYEARTTMSAPVAALIAETGGYEVLEGLSRRLPPMDDAVRDERFALLARFVLDSAADRVPADGSAPGMGIDRFIANLVSMASAMLTAPVPD; via the coding sequence ATGTCGGCCGCCGACACCCGAGAGCTGCTCATCGACGCAGCGCTGCGCGCCTTCGCCGAGCACGGCATCCACAACGCGTCCCTGCTGGAGATCACCCGGATGGCCGGGCAGCGCAACCGCGGCGCCGTCCACTACCACTTCGGCTCCCGCGAGCGCCTGCTCCTGGCCACCCTGGAGGCGCCCGCGGCGATCCTCGGCACCCGCGAGCGCGAGCTGCTGGCCCGGGCCCAGGAGCACTCCGAGGACGACGTCGCGCCGGTGCTCGAGGCGGTGATCCGCCCGGTCGTGGAGCTCTCCGAGAACGGTTGGCGCGGCCGCTGCTACCTCAAGATCCTCGCCGAGGTCGCCTACGAGGCCCGCACCACGATGTCGGCGCCGGTGGCGGCGCTGATCGCGGAGACCGGCGGCTACGAGGTCCTCGAGGGCCTCTCCCGGCGGCTGCCGCCCATGGACGACGCGGTGCGCGACGAGCGGTTCGCGCTGCTGGCCCGGTTCGTGCTCGACTCCGCCGCCGACCGGGTCCCGGCGGACGGCTCCGCGCCCGGCATGGGCATCGACCGGTTCATCGCCAACCTGGTCTCGATGGCGAGCGCGATGCTCACCGCACCGGTCCCCGACTGA
- a CDS encoding SpoIID/LytB domain-containing protein — MSFPRSRRAALTAASAALALAGTLVAGTPAVARDQVVPVPAGATTIVASGQGYGHGHGMSQYGAKAAAERGVGYRQILAHYYPGTRWGTARGKIKVLITADTTSDVRVDTRSRLSVKAVGARKSWRLDKGSDKARRTAAQWRIKGAGSGRSTIAWKAKGKGWRTWRTVRGDAEFSAGGRAITLHTSKGKVTYRGTLRSASPAKSGKSSKNRDTVNIVGLEPYLRGVVADEMPALWHPNAVRTQAVAARSYAAYERHFDSHGYFDVYDTTSDQVYGGVPAEHPAATRAIKATAKKVLTHGGRPAFTQFSSSNGGWMLAGNAPYLVSGPDGYDPVSTWQVSIPLDRFAARWPSAGAIQNLSVTTYPGAGGWVQTVTIDGARNDYTISGSDFRTWAGLRAAHFTLAAG, encoded by the coding sequence ATGTCGTTCCCCCGGTCCCGGCGCGCCGCGCTGACCGCCGCCAGTGCCGCCCTCGCCCTGGCCGGCACCCTGGTCGCCGGCACCCCCGCGGTCGCCCGCGACCAGGTGGTGCCGGTCCCCGCCGGCGCCACGACGATCGTGGCCTCCGGCCAGGGCTACGGCCACGGCCACGGCATGTCCCAGTACGGCGCGAAGGCCGCCGCGGAACGCGGCGTCGGCTACCGCCAGATCCTCGCGCACTACTACCCCGGAACCCGGTGGGGCACCGCCCGCGGCAAGATCAAGGTCCTGATCACCGCCGACACCACCAGCGACGTGCGCGTCGACACCCGCTCGCGGCTCAGCGTCAAGGCCGTCGGTGCGCGCAAGAGCTGGCGCCTGGACAAGGGCAGCGACAAGGCCCGCCGGACCGCCGCGCAGTGGCGGATCAAGGGGGCCGGCTCGGGACGCAGCACGATCGCCTGGAAGGCGAAGGGCAAGGGCTGGCGCACCTGGCGCACCGTGCGCGGCGACGCCGAGTTCTCTGCCGGCGGCCGGGCGATCACCCTGCACACGTCGAAGGGCAAGGTCACCTACCGCGGCACCCTGCGCTCGGCCTCGCCGGCGAAGTCCGGCAAGTCCAGCAAGAACCGCGACACCGTCAACATCGTCGGCCTGGAGCCCTACCTGCGCGGCGTCGTCGCCGACGAGATGCCGGCCCTGTGGCACCCGAACGCGGTCCGCACCCAGGCCGTCGCAGCGCGCTCCTACGCCGCGTACGAGCGGCACTTCGACAGCCACGGCTACTTCGACGTCTACGACACCACCTCCGACCAGGTCTACGGCGGCGTGCCCGCCGAGCACCCGGCCGCCACCCGGGCGATCAAGGCCACGGCGAAGAAGGTCCTCACCCACGGTGGCCGGCCGGCGTTCACCCAGTTCTCCTCCAGCAACGGCGGCTGGATGCTGGCCGGCAACGCTCCCTACCTGGTCTCCGGGCCGGACGGCTACGACCCGGTCAGCACCTGGCAGGTCTCGATCCCGCTGGACCGCTTCGCCGCCCGCTGGCCCTCCGCCGGGGCCATCCAGAACCTGAGCGTGACGACGTACCCGGGCGCCGGCGGCTGGGTGCAGACCGTGACCATCGACGGTGCCCGCAACGACTACACGATCTCCGGCTCCGACTTCCGGACCTGGGCCGGCCTGCGGGCCGCGCACTTCACGCTCGCGGCCGGCTGA
- a CDS encoding NAD(P)H-quinone dehydrogenase codes for MDRAVILGGGPGGYEAAHVAAQLGAEVTIIDSDGVGGSAVLTDCVPSKTLIATAEVMSDLGGAAELGIAFEDQEGDAASTIRVDLAKVNARVKRLATAQSSDIERRLVRDGIRIVRGRGRLDGPGRVVASLADGGEETIEGDAVLVATGAAPRTLPTAQPDGERILTWEQVYDLTDVPSELIVVGSGVTGAEFASAYLNLGIPVTLVSSRDRVLPGEDADAAAVLEDVLRRRGMNVLSKSRMESVSRTGDTVTVTLTDGRTVEGSHCILALGSIPNTADLGLEEAGVVLKDGGFVNVDRVSRTSARGIYAAGDCTGVLMLASVAAMQGRIAMAHFLGDTVHPLDLKKVSSNVFTAPEIATVGWSQQAVEAGEIDAEVVTLPMSGNPRAKMQGVRDGFVKLFCRPGTGTVVGGVVVGPRASELIHPVALAVSESLTADQLAGAFTVYPSVSGSVAEAARRLHRV; via the coding sequence ATGGACCGCGCGGTCATCCTCGGCGGCGGCCCGGGCGGCTACGAGGCCGCCCACGTGGCGGCCCAGCTCGGCGCCGAGGTGACGATCATCGACTCCGACGGCGTCGGCGGCTCCGCGGTGCTCACCGACTGCGTGCCGAGCAAGACCCTGATCGCGACCGCCGAGGTGATGAGCGACCTGGGCGGCGCGGCCGAGCTCGGCATCGCCTTCGAGGACCAGGAGGGTGACGCGGCGAGCACGATCCGGGTCGACCTGGCCAAGGTCAACGCCCGGGTGAAGCGGCTGGCCACTGCCCAGTCCAGCGACATCGAGCGCCGCCTGGTCCGCGACGGCATCCGCATCGTGCGGGGCCGCGGTCGTCTCGACGGCCCCGGCCGCGTGGTGGCGAGCCTGGCCGACGGTGGCGAGGAGACGATCGAGGGCGACGCGGTGCTGGTCGCGACCGGCGCCGCCCCGCGCACGCTGCCGACCGCGCAGCCGGACGGGGAGCGGATCCTCACCTGGGAGCAGGTCTACGACCTCACCGACGTGCCCTCGGAGCTGATCGTGGTCGGCTCCGGCGTCACCGGCGCCGAGTTCGCCAGCGCCTACCTCAACCTCGGCATCCCGGTCACGCTCGTCTCCTCCCGCGACCGGGTGCTGCCCGGCGAGGACGCCGACGCCGCCGCGGTGCTCGAGGACGTGCTGCGCCGTCGCGGCATGAACGTGCTCTCCAAGTCCCGGATGGAGTCGGTCTCCCGCACCGGCGACACGGTCACGGTCACGCTCACCGACGGTCGGACGGTGGAGGGGTCGCACTGCATCCTCGCCCTCGGCTCGATCCCGAACACCGCCGATCTGGGCCTCGAGGAGGCGGGCGTCGTGCTCAAGGACGGCGGCTTCGTGAACGTCGACCGGGTCTCGCGGACCTCGGCCCGCGGGATCTACGCCGCCGGCGACTGCACCGGCGTGCTGATGCTGGCCTCGGTCGCCGCGATGCAGGGACGGATCGCGATGGCGCACTTCCTCGGCGACACCGTGCACCCGCTGGACCTGAAGAAGGTCTCCTCCAACGTCTTCACCGCCCCCGAGATCGCCACCGTGGGCTGGTCCCAGCAGGCCGTCGAGGCTGGCGAGATCGACGCCGAGGTCGTCACGCTGCCGATGTCGGGCAACCCGCGCGCCAAGATGCAGGGCGTCCGCGACGGCTTCGTGAAGCTCTTCTGCCGCCCCGGCACCGGCACGGTGGTGGGTGGCGTCGTCGTCGGCCCGCGGGCCAGCGAGCTGATCCACCCGGTCGCGCTCGCGGTCTCGGAGTCCCTCACCGCCGACCAGCTCGCCGGTGCGTTCACGGTCTACCCCTCGGTCAGTGGCTCGGTGGCCGAGGCCGCCCGGCGCCTGCACCGGGTCTGA
- a CDS encoding pyruvate carboxylase has protein sequence MFSKVLVANRGEIAVRAFRAAYELGVRTVAVFPYEDRGSEHRLKADEAYEIGERGHPVRTYLDPETIVAAAVRAGADAVYPGYGFLSENPALAEACANAGITFVGPTADVLELTGNKARAIAAAKAAGVPTLASVEPSTDVDALVESAADLPYPLFVKAVAGGGGRGMRRVDDPSRLREAVETCMREGEAAFGDPTVFIEQAVVEPRHIEVQILADAEGNVIHLYERDCSVQRRHQKVVEIAPAPNLDPELRDRICADAVRFAREIGYRNAGTVEFLLDPHGNYVFIEMNPRIQVEHTVTEEVTDVDLVQSQLRIAAGETLADLGLSQESITVRGAALQCRITTEDPANNFRPDTGVITTYRSPGGAGVRIDGGTTYTGAEVSAHFDSMLAKLTCRGRTFDKAVARARRAIAEFRIRGVSTNIAFLQAVLADPDFVAGNVTTSFIESHPQLLQARSSGDRGTKLLTYLAEVTVNQPHGPAPVSVDPATKLPDTNLDVPAPNGTRQLLLEVGPEEFARRLREQTRVAVTDTTFRDAHQSLLATRVRTRDLLTVAPHVARTTPELWSLEAWGGATYDVALRFLGEDPWDRLSKLRQAVPNICLQMLLRGRNTVGYTPYPTKVTDAFVQEAAASGLDVFRIFDALNDVEQMRPAIEAVRATGTTVAEVALCYTGDLSDPGEKLYTLDYYLRLAERIVEAGAHVLAIKDMAGLLRAPAARRLVTALRENFDLPVHLHTHDTPGGQLATLTAAIEAGVDAVDAACASMAGTTSQPALSALVSATDHSERETGLSLAAVNALEPYWEATRRVYAPFESGLPSPTGRVYRHEIPGGQLSNLRQQAIALGLGEKFEQVEEMYAAANDILGNVVKVTPSSKVVGDLALHLVAVGADPAEFAEHPQKFDIPDSVIGFLNGELGDPPGGWPEPFRTRALEGRSWQPQDEELSAEQEAGLAGTSSESSPTRRRTLNELLFPGPTKTFNEGRAVYGDTSVLPTLDYLYGLRSGTEHDVELDAGKTLILGVQAVSEPDERGFRTVMSLINGQLRPISVRDTSVSAEVAAAEKADSGQPGHVAAPFQGVVTLAVAEGDRVEAGDTVATIEAMKMEAAITAPVAGTVQRIALGSTQAVEGGDLVLVVG, from the coding sequence ATGTTCTCCAAGGTGCTGGTGGCGAACCGCGGCGAGATCGCGGTCCGGGCGTTCCGTGCGGCCTACGAGCTCGGGGTGCGCACGGTGGCGGTCTTCCCCTACGAGGACCGGGGCTCCGAGCACCGGCTCAAGGCCGACGAGGCCTACGAGATCGGCGAGCGCGGCCACCCGGTGCGCACCTACCTCGACCCCGAGACCATCGTCGCCGCCGCCGTCCGCGCCGGCGCCGACGCGGTCTACCCGGGCTACGGCTTCCTCTCCGAGAACCCCGCCCTGGCCGAGGCCTGCGCCAACGCCGGGATCACGTTCGTCGGCCCCACCGCCGACGTCCTGGAGCTGACCGGCAACAAGGCCCGCGCCATCGCCGCCGCGAAGGCGGCCGGCGTGCCCACGCTGGCCAGCGTCGAGCCGTCCACCGACGTCGACGCGCTGGTCGAGTCCGCCGCCGACCTCCCCTACCCCCTGTTCGTCAAGGCCGTCGCCGGCGGCGGCGGGCGCGGCATGCGTCGGGTCGACGACCCGAGCCGGCTGCGCGAGGCCGTCGAGACCTGCATGCGCGAGGGCGAGGCGGCGTTCGGCGACCCCACCGTCTTCATCGAGCAGGCAGTCGTCGAGCCGCGCCACATCGAGGTGCAGATCCTCGCCGACGCCGAGGGCAACGTCATCCACCTCTACGAGCGCGACTGCTCGGTCCAGCGGCGCCACCAGAAGGTCGTCGAGATCGCCCCGGCGCCGAACCTCGACCCGGAGCTCCGCGACCGGATCTGCGCGGACGCGGTCCGCTTCGCCCGCGAGATCGGCTACCGCAACGCCGGCACCGTGGAGTTCCTGCTCGACCCGCACGGCAACTACGTCTTCATCGAGATGAACCCGCGCATCCAGGTCGAGCACACCGTGACCGAGGAGGTCACCGACGTCGACCTCGTGCAGTCGCAGCTGCGCATCGCCGCCGGCGAGACGCTCGCCGACCTGGGCCTGTCCCAGGAGAGCATCACGGTGCGAGGCGCGGCCCTGCAGTGCCGGATCACCACCGAGGACCCGGCCAACAACTTCCGCCCCGACACCGGGGTGATCACCACCTACCGCTCGCCGGGCGGCGCGGGCGTGCGCATCGACGGCGGTACGACGTACACCGGCGCGGAGGTCTCCGCGCACTTCGACTCGATGCTGGCCAAGCTCACCTGCCGGGGCCGGACCTTCGACAAGGCAGTCGCCCGGGCGCGCCGGGCGATCGCGGAGTTCCGCATCCGCGGGGTCTCCACGAACATCGCCTTCCTCCAGGCGGTGCTCGCCGACCCCGACTTCGTCGCCGGGAACGTCACCACCTCGTTCATCGAGAGCCACCCGCAGCTGCTCCAGGCGCGCAGCTCCGGCGACCGGGGCACCAAGCTCCTCACCTACCTCGCCGAGGTCACGGTGAACCAGCCGCACGGCCCGGCGCCGGTCAGCGTCGACCCCGCCACCAAGCTGCCGGACACCAACCTGGACGTCCCGGCCCCGAACGGCACCCGGCAGCTGCTCCTCGAGGTCGGCCCCGAGGAGTTCGCCCGGCGGCTGCGCGAGCAGACCCGGGTCGCCGTCACCGACACCACCTTCCGCGACGCCCACCAGTCGCTGCTGGCCACCCGGGTGCGCACCCGCGACCTGCTCACGGTCGCGCCGCACGTGGCCCGCACGACCCCCGAGCTGTGGTCCCTGGAGGCCTGGGGCGGCGCGACGTACGACGTGGCGCTGCGGTTCCTGGGCGAGGACCCGTGGGACCGGCTGAGCAAGCTGCGCCAGGCGGTGCCGAACATCTGCCTGCAGATGCTGCTGCGCGGGCGCAACACGGTCGGCTACACGCCGTACCCGACGAAGGTGACCGACGCGTTCGTCCAGGAGGCCGCGGCCAGCGGGCTCGACGTGTTCCGGATCTTCGACGCCCTCAACGACGTCGAGCAGATGCGCCCCGCGATCGAGGCGGTCCGCGCGACCGGCACGACGGTCGCCGAGGTCGCGCTGTGCTACACCGGCGACCTCTCCGACCCGGGCGAGAAGCTCTACACCCTCGACTACTACCTGCGGCTCGCGGAGCGGATCGTCGAGGCCGGCGCCCACGTCCTGGCGATCAAGGACATGGCCGGCCTGCTCCGGGCCCCGGCGGCGCGGCGGCTGGTCACCGCCCTGCGGGAGAACTTCGACCTGCCGGTGCACCTGCACACCCACGACACCCCCGGCGGCCAGCTGGCGACGCTGACCGCCGCGATCGAGGCCGGCGTCGACGCCGTCGACGCGGCCTGCGCCTCGATGGCCGGCACCACGTCCCAGCCGGCGCTGTCCGCGCTGGTCTCCGCCACCGACCACTCCGAGCGCGAGACGGGCCTCTCGCTGGCCGCTGTCAACGCCCTGGAGCCGTACTGGGAGGCCACCCGCCGCGTCTACGCGCCGTTCGAGTCCGGGCTGCCCTCCCCCACCGGCCGGGTGTACCGCCACGAGATCCCCGGCGGCCAGCTCTCCAACCTGCGCCAGCAGGCCATCGCGCTGGGCCTGGGCGAGAAGTTCGAGCAGGTCGAGGAGATGTACGCCGCGGCGAACGACATCCTCGGCAACGTCGTGAAGGTGACCCCGTCCTCCAAGGTCGTCGGCGACCTGGCCCTGCACCTGGTGGCCGTCGGCGCCGACCCGGCCGAGTTCGCGGAGCACCCGCAGAAGTTCGACATCCCCGACTCGGTGATCGGCTTCCTCAACGGCGAGCTCGGCGACCCGCCCGGCGGCTGGCCCGAGCCGTTCCGCACCCGCGCCCTGGAGGGCCGCAGCTGGCAGCCCCAGGACGAGGAGCTCAGCGCGGAGCAGGAGGCCGGCCTCGCCGGCACCTCGAGCGAGAGCAGCCCCACCCGGCGCCGCACCCTCAACGAGCTGCTCTTCCCCGGCCCGACGAAGACCTTCAACGAGGGCCGCGCGGTGTACGGCGACACCTCGGTGCTGCCGACCCTGGACTACCTCTACGGCCTGCGCAGCGGCACCGAGCACGACGTGGAGCTGGACGCCGGCAAGACCCTGATCCTCGGGGTCCAGGCCGTCAGCGAGCCCGATGAGCGCGGCTTCCGCACGGTGATGTCGCTGATCAACGGCCAGCTGCGCCCGATCAGCGTCCGCGACACCAGCGTCTCCGCGGAGGTCGCGGCCGCCGAGAAGGCCGACTCCGGCCAGCCCGGCCACGTCGCCGCGCCGTTCCAGGGCGTGGTGACCCTCGCGGTCGCCGAGGGCGACCGGGTCGAGGCCGGCGACACCGTGGCCACGATCGAGGCGATGAAGATGGAGGCGGCGATCACCGCGCCGGTCGCCGGCACTGTGCAGCGCATCGCGCTGGGCAGCACCCAGGCCGTCGAGGGCGGCGACCTGGTGCTGGTGGTCGGCTGA
- a CDS encoding GNAT family N-acetyltransferase — protein MAAELTRVGPEDWRRLRAVRLAALAESPEMFGSTWAREQAFDEAEWRRRAARPATFLASRDGVDVGMAGVYELDGGWCVMGMWLAPAARGTGVLEALVHACESVAQEAGATTLALGVMEDNPRGRRAYTRLGYAFTGAREHVRDGREELMMSRTLPSSRQSV, from the coding sequence TTGGCGGCCGAGCTGACCCGGGTCGGGCCCGAGGACTGGCGGCGCCTGCGGGCGGTGCGGCTGGCTGCCCTGGCGGAGTCCCCGGAGATGTTCGGCTCCACCTGGGCGAGGGAGCAGGCGTTCGACGAGGCGGAGTGGCGCAGGCGGGCGGCCCGGCCGGCGACCTTCCTCGCGTCCCGAGACGGCGTCGACGTCGGCATGGCCGGCGTCTACGAGCTCGACGGCGGGTGGTGCGTCATGGGCATGTGGCTGGCCCCGGCCGCGCGGGGCACGGGTGTCCTCGAGGCTCTCGTCCACGCCTGCGAGTCCGTCGCGCAGGAGGCGGGGGCGACCACGCTCGCGCTCGGCGTGATGGAGGACAACCCCCGCGGCCGGCGCGCGTACACCCGCCTCGGCTACGCCTTCACCGGCGCCAGGGAGCACGTGCGCGACGGCCGCGAGGAGCTGATGATGTCCAGGACCCTGCCGTCGTCGCGACAGTCGGTGTGA
- a CDS encoding gamma-glutamylcyclotransferase family protein gives MTLYAAYGTNLDPARMGERCPHSPLRTTGWLEGWRLTFGGEEHGWNGALPTIVQDSFEQVFVAVYDVTRKDETTLDGWESADYGLYRKTKVRVATMTGEVVAWTYVLDAYEGGLPSALHLGALADAADAAGAPADYVAALRARPCRSTGL, from the coding sequence GTGACGCTCTACGCCGCCTACGGGACCAACCTCGACCCGGCGCGGATGGGCGAACGTTGTCCGCACTCCCCGCTGCGGACCACCGGCTGGCTCGAGGGCTGGCGGCTGACCTTCGGCGGCGAGGAGCACGGCTGGAACGGCGCCCTCCCCACGATCGTGCAGGACTCCTTCGAGCAGGTCTTCGTCGCCGTCTACGACGTCACCCGCAAGGACGAGACCACCCTGGACGGCTGGGAGTCCGCCGACTACGGGCTCTACCGCAAGACCAAGGTCCGGGTCGCGACGATGACCGGCGAGGTGGTCGCCTGGACCTACGTCCTCGACGCCTACGAGGGCGGCCTGCCCTCCGCCCTGCACCTGGGCGCCCTCGCCGACGCCGCCGACGCCGCCGGCGCCCCCGCGGACTACGTCGCCGCCCTGCGGGCGCGGCCGTGCCGGTCGACGGGGTTGTGA
- a CDS encoding purine-nucleoside phosphorylase codes for MSDQSPHALAEQAARTLAELTGVERHDVALVLGSGWLPAVDALGTPTAEIATTDLPGFSPAAVAGHSGKIRSVRSGERNLLVFLSRTHYYEGRGVDAVVHGVRTAAAAGCSSIVLTNGAGGLKETWEPGQPVLISDHINLTGRSPIHGANFVDLTDLYSSRLRALCREIDPTLDEGVYVQFPGPHYETPAEVRMVRTIGGDLVGMSTTLEAIAAREAGLEVLGISLVTNLAAGISGEPLNHEEVLSAGRAAASRMGELLGKVVPRI; via the coding sequence GTGAGCGATCAGTCCCCGCACGCCCTGGCCGAGCAGGCCGCCCGCACCCTCGCCGAGCTGACGGGGGTGGAGCGCCACGACGTGGCGCTGGTCCTCGGGTCCGGCTGGCTGCCCGCCGTCGACGCCCTGGGGACGCCGACCGCGGAGATCGCGACGACCGACCTGCCCGGGTTCAGCCCGGCCGCCGTGGCCGGGCACTCCGGGAAGATCCGCTCGGTGCGCTCGGGCGAGCGGAACCTGCTGGTCTTCCTCAGCCGTACCCACTACTACGAGGGCCGGGGCGTCGACGCAGTCGTGCACGGCGTGCGTACGGCGGCCGCCGCCGGCTGCAGCAGCATCGTGCTGACCAACGGGGCCGGCGGCCTCAAGGAGACCTGGGAGCCCGGTCAGCCGGTCCTGATCAGCGACCACATCAACCTGACCGGCCGCTCCCCCATCCACGGCGCGAACTTCGTGGACCTGACCGACCTGTACTCGAGCCGGCTGCGGGCCCTGTGCCGCGAGATCGACCCCACCCTCGACGAGGGCGTCTACGTCCAGTTCCCCGGCCCGCACTACGAGACGCCTGCCGAAGTGCGGATGGTACGGACCATCGGCGGCGACCTCGTGGGGATGAGCACTACGCTGGAGGCCATCGCGGCACGCGAGGCGGGCCTGGAAGTTCTCGGAATCAGCCTTGTCACCAACCTCGCGGCCGGCATCAGCGGGGAGCCCCTCAACCACGAGGAGGTCCTCTCGGCCGGACGTGCCGCCGCGTCACGCATGGGCGAGCTGCTCGGGAAGGTCGTCCCCAGGATCTGA
- a CDS encoding TetR/AcrR family transcriptional regulator — MSSTDTRQLLVDAALRAFAQNGVPNASLLEITRMAGQRNRGAVHYHFGSRDRLLVAALEQQSAVLRPRELELLGLARLHPGDLAAAIEALVRPVVELAEAGWRGRCYLMIVADLLADGHAPSDGAIATVLESTGGWEVVELIIERMPPMDEVLRRHRLHLLTGFVLRSAADRARTDDERRLDTERFIVNLTSMATAMLLAPVPA; from the coding sequence ATGTCCTCGACCGACACCCGGCAGCTGCTCGTCGACGCAGCCCTGCGCGCCTTCGCGCAGAACGGCGTCCCCAACGCCTCCCTGCTGGAGATCACCCGGATGGCGGGGCAGCGCAACCGGGGCGCCGTCCACTACCACTTCGGATCGCGCGATCGGCTGCTGGTCGCGGCGCTGGAGCAGCAGTCGGCCGTCCTGCGGCCCCGCGAGCTCGAGCTGCTCGGTCTGGCCAGGCTGCATCCCGGCGACCTGGCGGCCGCGATCGAGGCACTGGTGCGCCCGGTGGTGGAGCTGGCCGAGGCCGGGTGGCGCGGCCGGTGCTACCTGATGATCGTCGCCGACCTGCTCGCCGACGGCCACGCGCCCTCGGACGGCGCGATCGCCACCGTCCTGGAGTCGACCGGCGGCTGGGAGGTCGTCGAGCTGATCATCGAGCGGATGCCGCCGATGGACGAGGTGCTGCGCCGCCACCGGCTGCACCTGCTCACGGGCTTCGTGCTCCGCTCCGCCGCGGACCGGGCCCGCACCGACGACGAGCGGCGCCTGGACACCGAGCGCTTCATCGTCAACCTGACCAGCATGGCCACCGCGATGCTGCTCGCCCCGGTGCCGGCCTGA
- the lpdA gene encoding dihydrolipoyl dehydrogenase, which produces MSSHFDVLVLGAGPGGYVAAIRAAQLGKSVAVVEEKYWGGVCLNVGCIPSKALLKNAELAHVLAHEKDKFGIEGDATMSYGPTHKRSRQVSAGIVKGVHFLMKKNKITEINGWGTLTGPKAVDVKDADGNVASYTCDDLIIAAGAQVRMLPGMQKSQNVVTYEEQILDENLPSSIIIGGSGAIGVEFAYVMKNFGVDVTIVEFLDRMVPTEDADVSKELLKHYKKLGVKVLLSTKVENVEDTGSGVKVTVSPAAGGDQQVLEADKMLAAFGFAPRVEGYGLENTGVELTERGAIAIDDFGRTNVQGVYAIGDVTGKMMLAHVAEAMGIVAAETIAGAETMPVAFDFVPRATYCQPQVASFGYTEAQAKEKGYDVKTATFPFSANGKAQGLGEAVGFVKLIADAEHNELIGGHLIGPDVTELLPVLTLAQTWDLTADEVARNVFAHPTLGESVKEAVHGLAGHMINF; this is translated from the coding sequence GTGAGCTCCCACTTCGATGTCCTCGTCCTTGGTGCCGGCCCTGGTGGCTACGTCGCGGCGATCCGCGCCGCGCAGCTCGGCAAGTCCGTTGCCGTGGTGGAGGAGAAGTACTGGGGCGGTGTCTGCCTCAACGTCGGCTGCATCCCGTCCAAGGCGCTGCTGAAGAACGCCGAGCTGGCGCATGTGCTGGCCCACGAGAAGGACAAGTTCGGCATCGAGGGCGACGCCACCATGTCCTACGGCCCGACCCACAAGCGGTCGCGGCAGGTGAGCGCCGGCATCGTCAAGGGCGTCCACTTCCTGATGAAGAAGAACAAGATCACCGAGATCAACGGGTGGGGCACGCTCACCGGCCCGAAGGCCGTGGACGTCAAGGACGCCGACGGCAACGTCGCCTCCTACACCTGCGACGACCTGATCATCGCGGCCGGCGCCCAGGTGCGGATGCTGCCCGGGATGCAGAAGAGCCAGAACGTCGTCACCTACGAGGAGCAGATCCTCGACGAGAACCTGCCCTCCTCGATCATCATCGGCGGCTCCGGCGCGATCGGCGTCGAGTTCGCCTACGTGATGAAGAACTTCGGCGTCGACGTGACGATCGTGGAGTTCCTGGACCGGATGGTCCCCACCGAGGACGCCGACGTGTCCAAGGAGCTGCTCAAGCACTACAAGAAGCTCGGCGTGAAGGTGCTGCTCTCGACCAAGGTCGAGAACGTCGAGGACACCGGCTCCGGCGTCAAGGTCACGGTCAGCCCCGCGGCCGGCGGCGACCAGCAGGTCCTCGAGGCCGACAAGATGCTCGCCGCGTTCGGCTTCGCGCCGCGGGTGGAGGGCTACGGCCTGGAGAACACCGGCGTCGAGCTCACCGAGCGCGGCGCGATCGCCATCGACGACTTCGGCCGCACCAACGTCCAGGGCGTCTACGCGATCGGCGACGTCACCGGCAAGATGATGCTCGCCCACGTCGCGGAGGCGATGGGCATCGTGGCCGCCGAGACCATCGCCGGTGCCGAGACGATGCCGGTCGCGTTCGACTTCGTCCCGCGCGCGACGTACTGCCAGCCGCAGGTGGCCTCCTTCGGCTACACCGAGGCGCAGGCCAAGGAGAAGGGGTACGACGTCAAGACCGCGACGTTCCCGTTCTCGGCCAACGGCAAGGCCCAGGGCCTGGGCGAGGCCGTCGGCTTCGTCAAGCTGATCGCGGACGCCGAGCACAACGAGCTGATCGGCGGGCATCTGATCGGCCCCGACGTGACCGAGCTGCTGCCGGTGCTGACCCTGGCCCAGACGTGGGACCTGACCGCCGACGAGGTGGCCCGCAACGTCTTCGCGCACCCGACCCTCGGTGAGTCCGTGAAGGAGGCCGTCCACGGCCTCGCCGGCCACATGATCAACTTCTGA